The following proteins are co-located in the Vigna angularis cultivar LongXiaoDou No.4 chromosome 2, ASM1680809v1, whole genome shotgun sequence genome:
- the LOC108327828 gene encoding RING-H2 finger protein ATL5 has translation MLGSGTNLVTTVIGFGMSATFIVFVCTRIICGRLRGGVESRMVYQIESRIDIEQPEHHVNDPESEPVLLDAIPTLKFNQEAFSSLEHTQCVICLADYKEREILRIMPKCGHTFHLSCIDIWLRKQSTCPVCRLPLKNSSETKHVRPVTFTMSQSLDESHTSERSENAERHDEQPTPTAASNSLQPTSGEEGARQ, from the exons ATGTTGGGTTCAGGTACCAATTTGGTGACCACGGTCATTGGGTTTGGCATGAGTGCCACTTTCATTGTGTTTGTCTGCACCAGAATCATATGCGGAAGGCTAAGAGGAGGTGTTGAATCTCGGATGGTGTATCAGATTGAATCAAGAATTGATATAGAACAG CCAGAACATCATGTTAATGACCCTGAATCAGAACCTGTTCTGCTTGATGCAATCCCTACTTTGAAGTTCAACCAAGAGGCTTTCAGTTCCCTTGAACACACACA GTGTGTAATATGTTTGGCAGATtacaaagaaagagaaatctTGCGTATCATGCCCAAATGTGGCCACACTTTTCATCTTTCTTGCATTGATATATGGCTGAGAAAACAATCTACCTGCCCAGTATGCCGTCTGCCATTGAAGAACTCTTCTGAAACAAAACATGTAAGACCTGTGACGTTTACCATGAGCCAATCTCTTGACGAGTCTCACACATCAGAAAGGAGTGAAAATGCAGAGAGACATGATGAACAACCTACTCCTACTGCAGCCAGTAACTCTTTACAACCAACTTCAGGTGAAGAAGGAGCAAGGCAATGA